In Candidatus Bathyanammoxibius amoris, the following proteins share a genomic window:
- a CDS encoding helix-turn-helix domain-containing protein, whose amino-acid sequence MEDTTAAQEPILTIGEVAKMLHTDPYRIRYLLVRGHCPDVQQLANRRVFSAKDVYRVKKALEDTNGTRHGEGR is encoded by the coding sequence ATGGAAGACACAACCGCGGCCCAAGAGCCGATTTTAACCATCGGTGAGGTTGCTAAAATGCTACATACAGACCCTTATCGTATTCGTTATCTACTTGTGCGTGGCCACTGTCCGGACGTCCAGCAACTCGCAAACAGGCGGGTCTTCAGTGCCAAAGATGTTTACCGTGTAAAGAAGGCGCTGGAAGACACAAACGGGACGCGGCACGGGGAGGGGCGTTAG